TGTGGGGAATGTCCTGACCTATACGGTGACCGGTCTCTATGATGATGAAGACTATTATTTTGCGGTCACGGCTTATGATGGTTCCGGCAATGAAAGTACCTACTCGAATGTCGTGGTCAGTGCCGCGGTCGGAACCCAACCCCAGAACACGGCCCCGGTCCTGAACAGCATCGGCAGCAAAACCGTTGCCGAGGGGAGTCCCTTGGCGTTCACCGTCAGCGCCAGCGATGTTGACGGCGACAGTCTGAGCTACAGCGTCAGTGGATTACCGGTAGGGGCGAACTTTAACAGTTCGACCCGGGCCTTCAGTTGGACGCCGGGCTTTGGAGCGGCTGGAGACTATGCGGTCACCTTTACCGTGAATGACGGCAGTGCCACAGACAGCGAAACGGTGACAATCACCGTCAACAATGTCAACCAGGCTCCGGTCCTGAACAGCATCGGCGGCAAGATGGTCGCCGAGGGCAGTTTGCTGACATTCAAGGTCAGCGCCAGTGATGCCGACGGTGACAGTTTAAGCTACAGTGCCAGCGGGTTGCCCGTCGGGGCCAGCTTCAACAGTTCGACTCAAACTTTCAGCTGGACACCAGATTATACGGCCGCTGGAAGCTATGCGGTGACCTTCGCCGTGGCTGACGGACAGATCGTTGACAGTGAAACCGTAACCATCGTGGTTAATAACGTTAATCAGGCGCCGGTTCTCGGCAGCATCGGCAGCAAGATCGTTGCTGAAGGCAGCTTGCTGGCATTCTCAATCAGCGCCAGCGATGCTGATGGTGACAGCTTGAGCTACACTGCCAGCGGGCTGCCGAGCGGGGCGAGCTTCAACAGTTCGACCCGGACCTTCAGTTGGACCCCGAATTACACTTCCGCCGGCAGTTATACGGTGATCTTTGGCGTAAACGATGGCAGTGCGACGGACAACGAGACGGTGACAATCACCGTCAGCAATGTCAACCAGGCTCCGGTCCTGAACAGCATCGGCACCAAAACAGTTGCTGAGGGAAGTTCTTTGGCGTTCACCGTCAGTGCCAGCGATGTTGACGGCGACAGTCTGAGCTACAGCGCCAGTGGGCTGCCGGCCGGGGCGAGCTTCAACAGTTCGACCCGCACCTTCAGTTGGACGCCGGAATTTGCTGAAACGGAAAATACCCGTATCTTTGCCGTAGTTTTTGCGGCCAGTGATGGCCGGGCTGAGGACAGTGAGCTGGTGACCATCAACGTCACCAACGTCAACCGGGCACCGGTGCTCAGCGGTATCGGCAGTCAAAACCTGGCCGCCAACAGCGCTTTCAGCCTGACCATCAGTGGTAGTGATCCCGATAATAATGCGTTGACTTACAGTGCCGCCAACCTGCCGGCCGGGGCGACCTTTAACGCTAGCCTGAAAACTTTTAACTGGACCCCGAGTACTGCCCAGATCGGTAGTTATGCGATCACTTTCAGTGTCACTGACGGCAGCCTGAAGGACTCTGAAACAGTGACTATGGTGGTTTCTGATAACAACTCTGCACCGGTGATCAGCGGTCAGCCCGCCAGCACCATCATGGCGACCTATCTCTACTCGTTTACGCCACTGGCCAGTGATGCCGATGGTGACAAACTGACCTTCTCCATTACCGGGAAACCGTCCTGGGCTAGTTTCGACACTTCCAGTGGGCGGCTCTACGGTAGCCCGTCCGAAACCCAGACCGGAACTTACAGCGGCATTGTCATCGCCGTTTCGGATGGTGCCAAGAGTGCAGTTTTGCCGGCGTTCTCCATCGCCGTCAGTGCCTATGTACCTGTCGATACTGATCATGATGGTGTGCCGGACAGCATTGATGCGTTCCCCAATGACAGCAGCGAATGGCAGGATACGGACGGCGACCGGATCGGCAACGTCGCTGACCCCGATGATGATAATGACGGGGTTGCCGATATTTACGACGGGGCACCGCTGGACGCTTCTTCTTCCGCCTGGCATATCCTGGCACAGGCCGAAGCCGGAGGCTACATCAGTCCCGAGGGGGAAACCTATCTGGCTTACGGCGAATCCCAATCCTATCAGTTGACTCCCATGGCGGGTTATTACGTCAAAGACCTGCTGGTCAACGGTCGGTCGGTCGGAGCGGTCAGTACCTATGCCATTGACGGAATAGCGGAGCATTATGAGCTGAACGCTGTGTTTGAAGCCATCCCGACCGGGCTCAGCCTGAATCCCGTTGCTGAGGGGCTGGCCGGGATCGACCGCGTTGATGGTGGCGACGACAGCCATAACTATGTTGACGGCAAGCCGAAGCTGGCCCTTGACTACCGTTTCCATGTCACGTTGCGTGAGGCTTCGGTCACCGCAGACCAGCGGGTCGTTTATCTGGTCCTGGACAGCTATAAATACCGGATGAACCTCAGCAGCGGAGCCCTGGTCAACGGTGCCGAATACGCCCTTGTCTCCAGGCTCGGCCCAGCCTATGCACACAGCTTTTATTTCATTGTCGAAGATAGCGCCGGCCACCTACTGGGTCGCTATCCCACCAGCGGCAGTCTGGAAGGCCCGGTCGTCGAACTGTTGGACGGGCGGAACCTGGTTGCTGTTGCGGCCGATATCGACGCCAGAGCCTTGGATTCAGCCACTGCGTTCGGCAATAAGCAGGTGCAGGGCTGGTTGCCGGATGCAGGTCCGAAGGGGCAGTTCAAACTTGCTGATTCCATCGGCGCCATTCGCAGCGGCAACGGCTACGTTATCAAGCGTGCCGACAGCGGCACTTTGCCGGATTTGAGCGGCTATGGCCAAATCACTGATGAGATGATAGCCGTGCCGGTATTGCCGGGTTGGAATCTGATCGGCAACCCGTACGGCGGCGCTGTGGCCCTGGCTGATATCGATGTCCAGGTTGGGAGCGGGATCCCGGTGCCTTGGCTCAATGCCGTAGCCGAGAATATCGTCGTCGACGGTATCTATTCCTATCTGGGCGAAGACTGGGGTGGCACTAATGAGTTTGCCAGCGCCGCTTCGGCAGTCCCGGCACAATTGATCCCCTGGATCGGCTACTGGGTCTATGTCAATCCTTCCGATGATGCAGTCACCCTGCTGATTCCGAAGCCGTTACAGTAGTCTGAGGAGACAGATCATGATCTTGATTCACTCAAAAAGAACGATTCACTGTTTTCTTCTCGGCCTGTTACTATTGCTGGCCGCCGGTTGCAATAACGGCGGCGGCGGTGACAGTGGCGGCAGCAGTGGCATCCCTACAACAGATAATTCGACGGACACTCCGCCCGTATCGGGAGCATCTCTGAGCGGTCAGGTCGCCGATGGCTATCTGATCAAGGCACAGGTATTTCTGGATCGCAACGCCAACCGGATTCATGATAACGGCGAGCCAATGAGCTATACAGCTGAGAACGGCAGCTATGTACTCGCCGTTGAAGCCGGGGAGGGCGACCTGTATCCGGTTGTTGCCCGGGCTGAAGCCGGGGTGACCATTGATGCGGATAATGGCCTTTATCTCGAAGAGAGTTATGTCCTGGAATCGCCTCCGGGGCACTGGGTATTTGTTTCGCCCCTGACGACCTTGGTGAAATTGGAGCTGGATAAAAATCCGCTGATCAGTTTGCAGCAGGCTGTTTTGAGGGTTCGCAGCCAGGTGGGCATTGCCGATGAGGTGTCTCTTTTTGAAAATTACCTGACCAGCGCTCCGGGCAATGCGGTTCTGGCCGAGGAACTGGGACGAACCCATCGTGCAGCCCGGGCGATAGCCGGGTTGATGGGGCAGCTGCGCAGTCTGGTCGTTGAAAATCTGGGCCGGGAATTGAGTGCAACTGAAGAGGAAGCCGTTGCCTACCTGCTTAGCGATCGCATCCTCAGTCGCTCCGCCATGATTGAAGCAGCACTCAATCACGAACGCAACTATGGTGACGATCTGGATGTTGAGGGTTTGGTCAGTTCAATCCTGGCGATCATTGAAAATGAACCTATGGATGGGGAGGTGTTGGCGGACTATGCTGAGCGTATTGATCAGGGACTGGATAACTGGGATATGACCCCGCCGCAAATCCTCAGCAGTTCCCCAGCCCAAAGCTCGGTTGCATCAATCGCCACAACCATCACGGTTGCGTTTGACGAAGGGCTTGATGAGGCGGTCATTGAGCATGGCGGCCTTGCACTGACCGGACCGAACGGCGTTGTGGCCGGGTCTCTTGTTTATGATGCCGCCGGAAAGAAGCTCTCTTTCACTCCTGACCAATATCTGCTGCCCCATACCGACTACCAGGTGATTCTCAAAGCAGATCTGGCTGATGCCGTCGGCAACCGCTTGGGAGAAGAGAAATCCTGGAGTTTTGCCACCATCTTTGATCAGACCCCGCCCGCGCTCCCGGAATTTTTCTAACCGACAACGCAGCAAATGGACCAACCGGCCGGGAAAATCACCGGCCGGTTTTTTATTGCTCAGTCGCTTTGGGCTTGAATCAGTCTGCGTTTGATGCGCCTGGTGACAAACCAGGTGCCGAGCAGGACCAGCGGAATAAACGCGGCCAGGAGGGCACTTTTGTCAATTCCCCAGGTTTTTAGCGGCAGGCCGTTGAGCAGATAGCTGAGCAGCCCAACCGCATAATAGCTAATCGCGGCGATGGATAATCCTTCCACTGTTTCCTGTAGCCGAAACTGGAGTCTGCTGCGCCGGTTCATGGCTGTCAGCTGGGAACGGTTCTGTTCCTGAATAATAAGGTTGACCCGGGTTCTCATCAGGTCGCTGGCCCGTTCAATTCGTTTAGACAGGTCGTCCATCCAGAGTTGGACCGCTTCGCAGGTCCGCATGGCTGGATTGAGCCGGCGATTGATGAACTCGCCAATGGATAAAAAGCCTTCCAGGGGCTCCTCTTTCAGGCCCTCCAGCCGGTCCTTGACCAGTTGATAATAAGCCCGGCTGCCGGAAAAGCGACGGTTGGTTTCGGTCCGATAGGCTTCCAGCCGAGCCTGAACTCCGGTCAATATCTCAAGATGTTCGCGTTCGCTCCGGTCGGTATCAAGATCGGTGACCACAGTTAGAATATCCGCCAGCTTACGATCCATTTCCAGCAATTCCGGGCCGATCTTTTTGGCCATGGGCAATGAAATCAAGGCCAGCAAACGATAGGTTTCCAGGTCGGTCAGGCGACGATTGAGCTGACCAAGTTCTGCCAAACTCAGACCGTTGTGGCGGATGATGAAGCGACCGTGGCCATCACCATGCAGGCGAAAGGCCGAGAAGACCTGCGCTTTTTTTCCGTAGGCGTTG
The Pelobacter seleniigenes DSM 18267 DNA segment above includes these coding regions:
- a CDS encoding putative Ig domain-containing protein; this translates as MKSQFCRMSACAGLLVLLFATTALAKSVTLSWDPSPSNITGYKIYYDTQSAETPFVGIDAIEGDSPIDVGNVLTYTVTGLYDDEDYYFAVTAYDGSGNESTYSNVVVSAAVGTQPQNTAPVLNSIGSKTVAEGSPLAFTVSASDVDGDSLSYSVSGLPVGANFNSSTRAFSWTPGFGAAGDYAVTFTVNDGSATDSETVTITVNNVNQAPVLNSIGGKMVAEGSLLTFKVSASDADGDSLSYSASGLPVGASFNSSTQTFSWTPDYTAAGSYAVTFAVADGQIVDSETVTIVVNNVNQAPVLGSIGSKIVAEGSLLAFSISASDADGDSLSYTASGLPSGASFNSSTRTFSWTPNYTSAGSYTVIFGVNDGSATDNETVTITVSNVNQAPVLNSIGTKTVAEGSSLAFTVSASDVDGDSLSYSASGLPAGASFNSSTRTFSWTPEFAETENTRIFAVVFAASDGRAEDSELVTINVTNVNRAPVLSGIGSQNLAANSAFSLTISGSDPDNNALTYSAANLPAGATFNASLKTFNWTPSTAQIGSYAITFSVTDGSLKDSETVTMVVSDNNSAPVISGQPASTIMATYLYSFTPLASDADGDKLTFSITGKPSWASFDTSSGRLYGSPSETQTGTYSGIVIAVSDGAKSAVLPAFSIAVSAYVPVDTDHDGVPDSIDAFPNDSSEWQDTDGDRIGNVADPDDDNDGVADIYDGAPLDASSSAWHILAQAEAGGYISPEGETYLAYGESQSYQLTPMAGYYVKDLLVNGRSVGAVSTYAIDGIAEHYELNAVFEAIPTGLSLNPVAEGLAGIDRVDGGDDSHNYVDGKPKLALDYRFHVTLREASVTADQRVVYLVLDSYKYRMNLSSGALVNGAEYALVSRLGPAYAHSFYFIVEDSAGHLLGRYPTSGSLEGPVVELLDGRNLVAVAADIDARALDSATAFGNKQVQGWLPDAGPKGQFKLADSIGAIRSGNGYVIKRADSGTLPDLSGYGQITDEMIAVPVLPGWNLIGNPYGGAVALADIDVQVGSGIPVPWLNAVAENIVVDGIYSYLGEDWGGTNEFASAASAVPAQLIPWIGYWVYVNPSDDAVTLLIPKPLQ
- a CDS encoding Ig-like domain-containing protein translates to MILIHSKRTIHCFLLGLLLLLAAGCNNGGGGDSGGSSGIPTTDNSTDTPPVSGASLSGQVADGYLIKAQVFLDRNANRIHDNGEPMSYTAENGSYVLAVEAGEGDLYPVVARAEAGVTIDADNGLYLEESYVLESPPGHWVFVSPLTTLVKLELDKNPLISLQQAVLRVRSQVGIADEVSLFENYLTSAPGNAVLAEELGRTHRAARAIAGLMGQLRSLVVENLGRELSATEEEAVAYLLSDRILSRSAMIEAALNHERNYGDDLDVEGLVSSILAIIENEPMDGEVLADYAERIDQGLDNWDMTPPQILSSSPAQSSVASIATTITVAFDEGLDEAVIEHGGLALTGPNGVVAGSLVYDAAGKKLSFTPDQYLLPHTDYQVILKADLADAVGNRLGEEKSWSFATIFDQTPPALPEFF
- a CDS encoding DUF3422 family protein, with protein sequence MPATSPTEYNFHPLRDALYNELHIRPFYALGSPQQITHLAACCNNNEELQQSYQLLCNLCHRYGINIPAQDSVTFHEDFGNFTVHWELHAEFYSLTIMQPLAEEEPFNFTAIKLLPADWISQLPGQMITAFHIVIDTGQLSYEPQALSRYFEGQQVMASNAYGKKAQVFSAFRLHGDGHGRFIIRHNGLSLAELGQLNRRLTDLETYRLLALISLPMAKKIGPELLEMDRKLADILTVVTDLDTDRSEREHLEILTGVQARLEAYRTETNRRFSGSRAYYQLVKDRLEGLKEEPLEGFLSIGEFINRRLNPAMRTCEAVQLWMDDLSKRIERASDLMRTRVNLIIQEQNRSQLTAMNRRSRLQFRLQETVEGLSIAAISYYAVGLLSYLLNGLPLKTWGIDKSALLAAFIPLVLLGTWFVTRRIKRRLIQAQSD